A region of Candidatus Aramenus sp. CH1 DNA encodes the following proteins:
- a CDS encoding MFS transporter, producing MRRYVHATIASTLAWAGNIYDLLLITYVYPYLSSAYSLNFFALSALFALGLIGRVIGGLAFGRYADAIGRKPVLIIGTGGYAVFQGIMAFSPNVFLLFAFRLLEGVFMGGEWTAGTVIAYEQAPTSMKGVVTGIVQAGYGIGYALTGATYLLFLPVIHTEWRYFLLVGALPLLLVPYIQFKVCESRSSTSSASVKYKDYYPVLVKATLGISGMFVAYFSLFGNYPVVEEYYSHVSPSEVGDILTVANLLLAVSFVLFGRLADYVNKKKLIYAGLIGLLVSLPFAVPGLAPVNNVAIYLGTVVFAFSTGFWPLMPLLVAETVPLEVRGTLSGFAYNFGSFVGGMANIVLGFIGSAFGMGALAKAIDGAGMLAIAVVLVSVITWPKSGSTANVVSNG from the coding sequence ATGAGACGGTACGTACACGCCACCATAGCGTCCACGCTGGCGTGGGCAGGAAACATATACGACCTCCTTCTAATCACCTACGTCTACCCCTACCTATCCTCAGCGTACTCACTGAACTTCTTCGCACTCTCCGCCCTCTTCGCTTTAGGCCTTATTGGGAGGGTAATAGGCGGACTCGCGTTTGGGAGGTACGCTGACGCGATAGGTAGGAAGCCAGTGCTCATCATAGGTACCGGGGGATACGCAGTATTCCAGGGAATAATGGCCTTCTCGCCTAACGTTTTCCTCCTTTTCGCCTTTAGGTTACTTGAAGGCGTGTTTATGGGGGGCGAGTGGACAGCAGGGACCGTGATAGCTTACGAACAAGCACCGACCTCGATGAAAGGCGTAGTGACCGGGATAGTTCAAGCAGGGTACGGGATAGGCTACGCCTTGACTGGCGCTACTTACCTCCTTTTCCTCCCAGTCATACACACCGAGTGGAGGTACTTCCTCCTAGTGGGAGCTTTACCCTTGCTGTTAGTTCCCTATATACAGTTTAAGGTATGTGAGTCCAGGAGCTCAACGTCTAGCGCCTCTGTAAAGTACAAAGATTACTACCCTGTGCTAGTCAAAGCAACGCTTGGCATATCGGGCATGTTTGTTGCCTACTTTTCGCTCTTCGGGAACTACCCAGTGGTGGAAGAGTACTACTCTCACGTAAGCCCGTCAGAAGTGGGCGATATCCTCACAGTGGCTAACTTATTACTCGCGGTGTCCTTCGTGTTGTTTGGCAGGCTGGCGGATTACGTAAACAAGAAAAAGCTCATATACGCAGGGCTAATTGGCCTCCTAGTCTCCCTGCCTTTTGCTGTGCCGGGCTTAGCACCAGTTAACAACGTCGCCATCTATCTGGGTACTGTAGTATTCGCGTTTTCCACTGGATTCTGGCCCCTCATGCCCCTTCTGGTTGCAGAGACCGTACCCCTAGAGGTCAGGGGAACCTTGTCTGGCTTCGCGTATAACTTCGGGAGTTTTGTCGGAGGAATGGCTAACATCGTCTTGGGATTCATAGGCTCAGCGTTTGGGATGGGGGCCTTGGCAAAGGCCATTGACGGCGCGGGCATGCTGGCCATCGCTGTAGTTTTGGTCAGCGTTATAACGTGGCCCAAGAGCGGTAGCACTGCGAACGTAGTGAGTAACGGGTGA
- a CDS encoding universal stress protein, translating to MKIVLAYDGSENSKKALIFMLRFVKKEDEIHFVTVVKEAPKSPEQVIIESEEKAEKMFDEIKEEVVGYNVKTKILESNDVPDAIIEYCKQVGCNLIVTGSRGLTGIKKAILGSVSSALASKSPYPVLIVK from the coding sequence ATGAAAATAGTTTTAGCGTACGACGGATCTGAAAACTCTAAAAAGGCACTAATTTTTATGCTGAGGTTCGTAAAGAAAGAGGACGAGATACACTTCGTCACTGTGGTTAAGGAAGCCCCCAAGTCCCCAGAACAGGTGATAATAGAGTCCGAGGAAAAGGCGGAAAAAATGTTCGACGAGATCAAGGAAGAGGTAGTGGGTTATAACGTGAAGACCAAGATCCTCGAGAGCAACGACGTCCCAGACGCCATTATAGAGTATTGCAAGCAAGTAGGGTGCAACTTGATAGTGACGGGAAGCAGAGGACTTACCGGAATAAAGAAGGCAATACTCGGGAGCGTCTCCTCTGCCCTTGCCAGCAAATCTCCGTACCCCGTTCTCATCGTCAAATAA
- a CDS encoding ATP-binding cassette domain-containing protein, which translates to MSSVIAKDLTKKYGDFVAVDHINFEIEKGEIYGLLGPNGAGKTTTIKMLTGLTPPTEGDAIVAGYSVRKQPLEVKRRIGWISSEVILDDELTAWENLEIQAKLQEVKDWKERALQLLDYFGIKEFKNRKAGKFSTGMRKKLEISMALLNSPEIVFMDEPTIGLDVNTRTSMWNLIRQINKDYSVTVLLTTHYMEEADSLCNRISIINKGKIIATGSPEFLKEKYGGDVIEIELRRDVDVKLPYEVTKKDGRLRIKVPSAENAILEVVNAVGSQNIKSLKFNKSSLDTVFITLTGGSLEEEELDARKFYAMIRRARR; encoded by the coding sequence ATGAGTTCTGTTATCGCTAAGGACCTTACAAAGAAGTACGGCGACTTCGTCGCAGTAGATCACATAAACTTCGAGATCGAGAAAGGGGAAATATACGGGCTGTTAGGCCCAAATGGAGCAGGTAAGACTACGACGATAAAGATGCTCACTGGTCTGACTCCTCCCACGGAGGGAGACGCAATAGTAGCTGGCTACAGCGTGAGGAAACAGCCCCTAGAAGTGAAGAGGAGGATAGGCTGGATCTCCTCGGAAGTGATACTCGATGACGAGCTCACCGCTTGGGAGAACTTGGAGATCCAAGCTAAGTTACAAGAAGTAAAGGACTGGAAGGAGAGGGCATTACAGCTCTTGGACTACTTCGGGATAAAGGAGTTCAAGAACAGGAAGGCCGGTAAGTTCTCCACAGGCATGAGGAAAAAGCTCGAGATCTCCATGGCCCTCCTCAACTCCCCAGAGATAGTCTTCATGGACGAGCCCACCATAGGGCTTGACGTAAACACCAGGACGTCCATGTGGAACTTGATAAGGCAGATCAACAAGGACTACTCAGTGACGGTCTTGCTGACGACCCACTACATGGAGGAAGCTGACTCCCTGTGCAATAGGATAAGTATCATAAACAAGGGGAAGATCATAGCCACGGGATCTCCAGAGTTTCTAAAGGAGAAGTACGGGGGCGACGTAATCGAGATAGAGCTAAGGAGGGATGTAGACGTGAAGTTGCCCTACGAAGTGACAAAGAAGGACGGAAGACTGAGAATCAAAGTGCCAAGTGCTGAGAACGCCATCTTGGAAGTTGTGAACGCGGTGGGGAGCCAGAATATAAAGTCGTTGAAGTTCAATAAGTCCAGCCTCGACACAGTGTTCATAACGCTAACTGGAGGTAGCCTTGAGGAAGAGGAGTTAGACGCCAGGAAGTTCTACGCGATGATAAGGAGGGCTAGAAGGTGA
- a CDS encoding ABC transporter permease, protein MEKFSALYLREMKRVYRSVYMWIMLVSQPIMWLIFFGSSFSQVPSQFLETFFHTTNYIAFILPGELSVSMLFVGMFSSMSLIQDKRFGYLKRVMVTPTPKYDVFLAKVFGGATRGLIQAPIMIVASLALGVSLNLSPLSIAVLFLSLFLIGIGFASLYSILTIKTSDWQAPGVVANLINLPLMFSSTALFPKTFFPDWLKTISDVNPISYSAELGREVLLNGDPNWAYLGYLAIFSVVMMLLGTVIANKELQPE, encoded by the coding sequence ATGGAGAAGTTTTCCGCGCTGTACTTGAGGGAGATGAAGAGGGTCTACAGGAGCGTGTATATGTGGATAATGTTAGTGTCTCAACCAATAATGTGGCTCATATTCTTTGGCAGTAGCTTCTCCCAGGTCCCTTCCCAGTTCTTGGAGACCTTCTTCCACACCACCAACTACATAGCCTTCATACTCCCAGGGGAGCTATCAGTATCTATGCTGTTCGTGGGGATGTTCAGCTCCATGAGCTTAATTCAGGACAAGAGGTTCGGTTACCTAAAGAGGGTAATGGTAACTCCTACGCCCAAGTACGACGTGTTCTTGGCAAAGGTCTTCGGTGGGGCAACTAGGGGCTTAATCCAAGCCCCTATCATGATAGTGGCGAGCCTAGCTTTGGGCGTTTCCCTAAACCTCTCTCCTTTGTCTATAGCCGTACTGTTCCTGAGCTTATTCCTAATTGGAATAGGTTTCGCTTCCCTCTACTCAATTTTGACAATTAAGACGAGTGACTGGCAAGCCCCTGGTGTAGTCGCTAACCTCATAAACCTTCCCCTCATGTTCTCCAGCACTGCGCTCTTTCCCAAGACGTTCTTCCCGGACTGGTTAAAGACAATAAGCGACGTAAACCCAATTAGCTACTCGGCCGAGCTCGGTAGGGAGGTACTTTTGAACGGAGACCCAAACTGGGCTTACTTGGGCTATTTGGCGATATTTTCGGTAGTAATGATGCTATTGGGAACAGTAATAGCTAATAAGGAGCTGCAGCCCGAGTAA
- a CDS encoding APC family permease, which produces MRLSKGSISLKETYGQAMAVTAPLGSVVSTTTAAILYAGHSVVFTTLLALLGSALWIFTLTGYTSKLASAGGYYTYGYSAWKSKKISFFEAITEAFAYSFLNAVNSITIYLLFSIALSLLGYSVPSWVGYLVVAVGVLYPTLISLTHVKQLLGYVVSISATLEAVLLVVLFGLSLTRGFHPDYFTPSNTPAQNLAEAFVLSMVSISGAGAATYLGEETKKPTKNVTAGMWMALAIGGITMLLGTYALVALWNGSLTALANNPQPLLYEMFYFGSIPMAIALILSINSLLSSNIGTTVGAARILFNLARENAAPKVFSRVNRAGEPIVATLFVGGITAAVTVSSIIAVGIDQAFQEVSLISGLLWLTGRVVDGFGVPVFYYRIRQLSLATLLIPIVATSLNLWGIVNTLQAPDLLQSSYLATVLAIAVLWYSILGRKGRPGSLVVDENNELIIIDEYIERIKK; this is translated from the coding sequence ATGAGGCTCTCAAAGGGATCAATTTCTCTTAAGGAGACCTATGGCCAAGCCATGGCAGTCACTGCACCATTAGGCAGTGTAGTTTCTACTACCACTGCTGCGATACTTTACGCAGGTCACTCAGTCGTCTTCACGACTTTGCTTGCATTGTTGGGAAGCGCTCTCTGGATATTTACCCTTACTGGATACACAAGTAAGCTGGCATCAGCGGGTGGTTATTACACTTATGGGTACAGTGCGTGGAAATCCAAGAAGATATCGTTCTTTGAGGCAATAACGGAAGCTTTTGCCTATTCCTTCTTGAACGCCGTAAATTCCATTACAATATACCTCCTGTTCTCGATAGCCCTGTCGTTGCTGGGCTACTCCGTTCCATCTTGGGTCGGCTATCTAGTTGTCGCAGTAGGAGTACTATACCCCACTCTTATCTCGCTCACTCACGTTAAACAACTACTAGGTTACGTTGTGTCAATAAGTGCTACCTTGGAGGCAGTCCTTTTAGTTGTGCTTTTTGGCCTGTCTCTGACACGTGGTTTCCACCCAGACTACTTTACACCCTCTAATACCCCCGCCCAAAACTTGGCTGAGGCCTTCGTCCTCTCTATGGTAAGCATATCTGGAGCCGGAGCAGCCACCTACTTGGGGGAGGAGACCAAGAAACCCACGAAGAATGTGACTGCGGGAATGTGGATGGCCCTCGCCATTGGAGGAATAACTATGTTACTGGGCACTTATGCCCTTGTCGCGTTATGGAATGGTTCCTTAACTGCCCTAGCTAACAACCCTCAGCCCCTGCTTTACGAGATGTTCTACTTCGGTTCCATACCTATGGCCATAGCGCTAATACTCTCAATAAACAGCCTCCTTTCCTCTAACATTGGAACTACCGTAGGCGCAGCCAGGATACTGTTTAACCTGGCCAGGGAGAACGCTGCACCTAAGGTCTTTTCGAGAGTTAATAGGGCTGGAGAACCGATAGTAGCAACGCTTTTTGTTGGAGGAATTACAGCGGCAGTAACGGTCAGCTCAATCATAGCAGTTGGCATAGACCAGGCTTTCCAAGAGGTCAGCTTGATTAGCGGGCTCCTGTGGCTTACGGGAAGAGTGGTCGACGGTTTTGGCGTTCCAGTGTTTTACTACAGGATTAGGCAATTGAGCTTAGCCACTTTGCTAATACCTATTGTGGCTACTTCCCTTAACTTGTGGGGAATAGTAAACACGCTTCAAGCCCCTGACCTACTGCAGAGTTCTTATTTGGCCACTGTGTTGGCAATAGCTGTTCTATGGTACTCGATTTTGGGAAGGAAGGGAAGACCAGGAAGCCTTGTGGTTGACGAGAACAACGAGCTAATCATTATAGATGAGTACATCGAAAGGATAAAGAAATAA
- a CDS encoding cytochrome C oxidase assembly protein has protein sequence MIYQLSIVASILAGMTIVLGGIVEGYGYGLSLGTNWPYTRDILELAAKKDPEAIHRISATLVGLISLGYLVVYPSLITVLGFVAVVATALLGMATLYVLVGKLPAIFQGLHDIAAYTTFAIYLLLFLQGIGYNVNVVNFLLEAIIPPHFLYFVIFMGGVVTGTRRMKYEIGNPFRPKNRIQVSWLIHSVLAGIFVIAVAALQYWLTLLFTVIEVVAGLYVLDTANRNPSKPGISVGLHQLFSLLVVVAIILNSLGINL, from the coding sequence ATGATATATCAGTTGAGCATTGTCGCTTCGATCCTTGCAGGAATGACAATAGTTTTGGGCGGAATAGTGGAGGGCTACGGATACGGCCTATCCCTGGGAACAAACTGGCCATACACCAGGGACATACTAGAATTAGCAGCTAAAAAGGATCCGGAAGCCATACATAGGATATCTGCAACTTTAGTAGGGCTTATTTCGTTAGGTTATTTAGTAGTATACCCTTCATTAATAACTGTCTTGGGATTCGTAGCCGTAGTGGCTACGGCACTCCTAGGGATGGCCACTCTTTACGTCTTGGTCGGAAAACTGCCCGCTATCTTCCAAGGGCTCCACGACATAGCCGCATACACGACGTTCGCCATATACCTTCTCCTGTTTCTTCAAGGGATCGGCTACAACGTAAACGTAGTGAACTTCCTACTCGAGGCAATAATTCCACCACACTTTCTATACTTCGTGATATTCATGGGAGGAGTGGTGACTGGTACTAGGAGGATGAAGTACGAGATCGGCAATCCCTTTAGGCCTAAGAACAGGATCCAAGTTAGCTGGCTCATTCACTCCGTGTTAGCTGGCATATTCGTAATAGCCGTTGCGGCATTGCAATACTGGCTTACCCTGCTGTTTACAGTAATAGAGGTAGTAGCAGGATTATATGTGCTTGACACCGCTAACAGGAACCCATCAAAGCCTGGGATCTCCGTTGGGCTCCACCAGCTCTTTTCCCTTCTTGTAGTGGTAGCAATAATACTTAACAGCTTAGGCATAAACTTGTAA
- a CDS encoding tRNA(Met) cytidine acetyltransferase TmcA — MEKKEFLEKLRESLEDGKRRYYRNLVYIEKEDYMQDLLDVLRLYKEANQSPKVAYAFHPWASQSKERLEAVRSVFPDLEDVDYSSSERYLGTTYDVVILDLVDNFQPNYVGRLVDLVRGGGLAVLYTNGLERDKFFKNSIIKEDKVEDYYEERFKRKLMEHKGTFIANEAGYFANPFYGELGEKPHGVVPKKAVMPVELHNMALSEDQNRVLEGFQYLLRGGKRVLALTASRGRGKSAVTGLGLAGVIYVNMKEGFKTHVAVTAPSISSSSQIMEFLKLGLDALRIEHKVKKSDIGAIRSIEGVGFKVYYEPPDATLNDEGHVLVVDEAASFGINYIDMATKVWKKVVLVTTVYGYEGSGRSFLKYLRNMLEKRKQNVKWLTMEKPLRYAEGDPIEAWLYDALMLNAEPKKPTEDLAKMYYETLSKEALISSDDVLSQVYGILVSAHYRNNPDDLMIMLDGVHHHVKAIYSDSYIAVAQVSEEGNLSDPMIELALKGGTFDGDLIPDRMLKHIRVREFGKLKGWRIVRIAVIPELQNKGIGSKLLEMVVKEAEEEGVDWVGSAFMGDPYVLNFWTRNGFVPVHVSPKRNEKFGDYPVVVIKPVSEIAKKITAIAQEVLKERLLNTVFDVYYDMSPTLARILLDSIKAHRDIELNKIYLAKLTAFLQGTSPYESSADAIHMLTLKYFWDAKRDWRLDDEEEIVLIGKVLQGKPWRYLSSTLGMNRTRITELIYSSILTLSKRYYNLDVESHVGVSINEM; from the coding sequence GTGGAGAAGAAGGAATTCCTCGAAAAGCTAAGGGAGTCTTTGGAGGACGGTAAGAGGAGGTACTACAGGAACCTTGTCTATATAGAGAAAGAGGATTACATGCAGGACCTTTTGGACGTCCTACGGCTTTACAAGGAGGCAAACCAGAGCCCCAAAGTCGCCTACGCCTTCCACCCTTGGGCATCACAATCAAAGGAAAGGTTAGAGGCAGTTAGGAGCGTATTCCCGGACCTAGAGGACGTGGATTACTCGTCCTCCGAGAGGTACTTGGGGACGACCTACGACGTGGTAATCCTAGACCTAGTGGACAACTTCCAACCAAATTACGTGGGCAGGCTAGTCGACTTGGTGAGGGGAGGGGGACTTGCAGTTCTTTACACGAACGGACTGGAGAGGGACAAGTTCTTCAAGAACAGCATTATCAAGGAAGATAAAGTAGAGGACTACTACGAGGAGAGGTTCAAGAGGAAGTTGATGGAACATAAGGGTACGTTTATCGCTAACGAGGCTGGGTACTTCGCCAACCCGTTCTATGGGGAGCTCGGGGAGAAGCCCCACGGTGTGGTTCCGAAGAAGGCTGTAATGCCCGTGGAGCTCCACAACATGGCCCTCAGCGAGGACCAGAACAGGGTGCTAGAGGGCTTCCAGTACCTCCTCAGGGGAGGTAAGAGGGTACTGGCGCTTACCGCCTCGAGGGGGAGGGGTAAAAGCGCGGTGACTGGGCTGGGCCTTGCCGGCGTCATCTACGTGAACATGAAGGAGGGTTTCAAGACCCACGTGGCCGTTACTGCACCTTCCATATCCTCGTCGTCGCAGATAATGGAGTTCCTCAAGCTAGGCCTTGACGCCTTGAGAATAGAGCACAAGGTAAAGAAATCAGACATAGGTGCCATAAGGTCAATTGAGGGGGTCGGCTTCAAGGTCTATTACGAACCGCCAGACGCCACTCTGAACGACGAAGGGCACGTACTCGTGGTGGACGAGGCTGCCTCCTTTGGGATAAACTACATTGACATGGCCACGAAAGTCTGGAAAAAAGTAGTCCTAGTTACTACGGTTTACGGTTACGAGGGCTCAGGCAGGTCGTTCCTCAAGTACCTGAGGAACATGCTGGAAAAGAGAAAGCAGAACGTCAAGTGGCTCACCATGGAGAAGCCCCTTAGGTACGCCGAGGGAGACCCTATTGAGGCCTGGCTCTACGACGCGCTCATGCTCAATGCAGAGCCCAAGAAACCCACGGAAGACCTAGCCAAGATGTACTATGAGACGTTGTCAAAGGAGGCTCTTATCTCCTCTGATGATGTCCTATCCCAAGTGTACGGCATACTGGTCTCCGCCCACTACAGGAACAATCCAGACGACCTCATGATAATGTTAGACGGAGTCCACCATCATGTGAAGGCGATTTACTCGGATTCCTACATAGCTGTAGCTCAAGTGTCGGAGGAAGGAAACCTTTCAGACCCCATGATAGAGTTAGCGCTTAAGGGAGGGACCTTTGATGGCGATCTGATACCCGACAGGATGTTAAAGCACATAAGGGTTAGGGAGTTTGGAAAGCTCAAAGGTTGGAGGATAGTCAGGATCGCCGTTATTCCAGAGCTACAGAACAAGGGCATAGGGAGCAAGCTCTTGGAAATGGTAGTCAAGGAGGCCGAAGAGGAAGGTGTAGACTGGGTGGGCTCTGCATTCATGGGAGATCCCTACGTGCTAAACTTCTGGACTAGGAACGGCTTTGTTCCAGTTCATGTGTCGCCAAAGAGGAACGAGAAGTTCGGCGACTACCCAGTAGTGGTCATTAAGCCAGTATCTGAGATAGCCAAGAAGATAACGGCAATCGCTCAAGAAGTGCTTAAGGAGAGGTTGCTAAACACCGTTTTCGACGTTTACTACGACATGAGCCCAACGTTAGCGAGGATTCTCCTAGACTCTATAAAGGCACATAGGGACATAGAGCTCAACAAAATATACCTCGCGAAGCTGACCGCTTTCCTCCAGGGGACAAGCCCTTATGAGTCCTCTGCTGACGCTATTCATATGTTAACGCTAAAGTACTTCTGGGACGCTAAAAGGGACTGGAGGCTTGACGATGAGGAGGAAATAGTACTCATAGGCAAAGTACTTCAAGGAAAGCCTTGGAGGTACTTGTCGTCCACCCTAGGGATGAATAGGACAAGGATAACAGAGCTGATCTACAGTAGTATATTGACCTTGAGTAAAAGGTATTATAACTTGGACGTCGAATCCCATGTGGGAGTTAGCATAAACGAAATGTGA
- a CDS encoding gamma-glutamyltransferase family protein, which yields MISASGKKVVATQNYLASYVGAKVLENGGNAFDASIAVSAVLSVVMPHTSGLGGDGFLLAKTSEGIIAYNASGWAPKGLKAEKIGVRDVNSIVVPGLVDLWDFLQEYTTKPYEELLYPAIKLATDGFNVGRSLHNAIKGYSGNAEWNATFGGKSFSDVVKIPKLGKILKEVAKDPRSFYESVSERLVEGLRREGSPMEVEDFSSFRGEKVKPLTATYRGYTLYEIPPNSQGVTTLQLLKMVEISGINARPFNDRERIKRHVELSALTYEDRNKYVADPRFYDVPKFLLDEDYLRRRMSTLPPISEVKDGDTTFFVVGDGENEVGFVQSLFHSFGSGIMVEGVVFNNRGHGFTTGSNKPEGKKRPMHTLSILLAERGEETVIIGCAGGDLRPQIHAEVLENYVDFGMEIDEAVFAPRFMYLGDKVIAEAEISEGLVNVGHLSHQVGIVQAMKKKGNNYVAVADPRSEGAALPVHFHT from the coding sequence ATGATCTCGGCTTCCGGCAAAAAGGTCGTAGCCACGCAGAACTACTTAGCCAGCTACGTGGGCGCAAAGGTATTGGAGAACGGAGGGAACGCCTTCGACGCCAGCATAGCTGTAAGCGCCGTCCTGTCGGTAGTGATGCCCCACACCAGTGGGCTAGGAGGGGACGGGTTTCTATTGGCGAAGACCTCTGAGGGAATAATAGCCTATAACGCGTCGGGGTGGGCCCCCAAGGGACTAAAAGCTGAAAAGATAGGCGTTAGGGACGTTAACTCCATAGTAGTCCCGGGTCTAGTGGACTTGTGGGACTTCCTCCAAGAGTACACGACAAAGCCCTACGAGGAACTCCTCTACCCTGCAATAAAGCTGGCAACTGACGGCTTTAACGTGGGCAGAAGCTTACACAACGCCATCAAGGGTTACTCTGGGAACGCCGAGTGGAACGCCACGTTTGGGGGCAAGTCGTTTTCCGACGTAGTTAAGATCCCAAAACTTGGCAAAATCCTAAAAGAGGTGGCCAAGGACCCAAGGAGCTTTTACGAGAGCGTGTCCGAGAGGCTAGTAGAAGGACTTAGGAGGGAGGGAAGTCCCATGGAGGTGGAGGACTTCTCCTCGTTCAGAGGAGAGAAGGTTAAGCCGTTAACCGCAACTTACAGGGGTTACACGCTTTACGAGATTCCGCCCAACTCTCAAGGCGTCACAACCTTGCAGTTGTTAAAGATGGTGGAGATCTCTGGGATAAACGCGAGGCCCTTTAACGACCGCGAAAGGATAAAGAGGCACGTAGAACTCTCGGCTTTGACTTACGAGGACAGGAACAAGTACGTGGCGGACCCGAGGTTCTACGACGTACCCAAGTTCCTCCTAGATGAGGACTACTTGAGGAGAAGAATGAGCACCCTGCCTCCCATCTCTGAGGTAAAGGATGGTGACACTACATTTTTCGTGGTAGGAGACGGGGAGAACGAAGTGGGCTTTGTGCAGAGCCTTTTCCACTCCTTCGGTTCCGGGATCATGGTGGAGGGGGTAGTGTTCAATAACAGGGGACACGGCTTTACTACTGGATCAAACAAGCCCGAGGGCAAGAAGAGGCCTATGCACACGCTCTCAATCCTCCTGGCGGAGAGGGGCGAGGAGACCGTAATAATAGGTTGCGCTGGCGGAGATCTGAGGCCCCAGATACACGCGGAAGTCCTAGAGAACTACGTTGACTTCGGCATGGAAATAGACGAAGCTGTGTTTGCACCGAGGTTCATGTACTTGGGTGACAAGGTTATTGCTGAGGCCGAAATAAGCGAAGGTCTAGTAAACGTGGGACACCTATCCCACCAAGTGGGTATCGTTCAAGCTATGAAGAAGAAAGGGAACAACTACGTTGCCGTAGCTGACCCTAGAAGTGAAGGGGCGGCTCTTCCGGTTCACTTCCACACTTAG
- a CDS encoding ATPase, which produces MILVGVDAGGTSTGALAYTCEGKLIGYHVSGPGNYHNVGLERALENIKEAILHATNNETPDVVCIGLAGLDSRHDYEVLSKALYGIGKKIIIEHDSFIALYAETRGKPGVITIAGTGSVVVAYDGKRRYKYGGEGWLLSDDGSSYWIGRKALRTLTKMLEGRVEMTKMGEILLKEMKIRDLDDLIKWAYHEGHKVNEIAGLAKVVDRAASEGDPIAKEIIYNAAKELSSITIYASRKISERKAYLSGGLFSSELYLKYFIGFLSEAGIEGKLSRRPAEYGAVLLAFKEAKCGSEPEEPPLHF; this is translated from the coding sequence ATGATTTTGGTGGGTGTAGACGCGGGAGGTACCTCTACAGGAGCCCTAGCGTACACGTGTGAAGGTAAGTTAATAGGATATCACGTTAGCGGTCCAGGGAACTATCACAACGTGGGCCTTGAAAGGGCTCTGGAGAACATAAAGGAGGCCATACTGCACGCCACTAATAATGAGACCCCAGACGTGGTCTGCATAGGCTTAGCCGGCCTGGACTCAAGGCACGACTACGAGGTTCTCTCAAAGGCACTCTACGGCATAGGAAAAAAAATAATCATAGAGCACGACTCCTTCATAGCCCTTTACGCTGAGACCAGGGGGAAGCCCGGAGTTATAACCATAGCTGGAACAGGAAGCGTAGTGGTGGCATACGACGGTAAGAGAAGGTACAAGTACGGGGGAGAGGGTTGGCTATTGTCGGACGACGGTTCTTCTTACTGGATAGGTAGGAAGGCCTTGAGGACGCTAACTAAGATGCTAGAGGGTAGGGTTGAGATGACTAAAATGGGAGAGATACTGCTTAAGGAGATGAAAATAAGGGACCTTGACGATTTGATTAAGTGGGCCTATCACGAAGGACACAAGGTTAACGAGATTGCTGGCCTAGCAAAGGTTGTGGATAGGGCGGCCTCAGAGGGAGACCCGATAGCTAAGGAGATAATATACAACGCCGCTAAGGAGCTGTCGTCTATTACCATCTATGCCTCGAGGAAGATATCAGAGAGGAAGGCCTACCTCTCGGGAGGTCTTTTCTCCTCCGAACTCTACTTGAAGTACTTCATTGGCTTCTTGAGTGAGGCTGGTATTGAGGGAAAATTAAGCAGGAGACCTGCGGAATACGGAGCAGTCCTCTTGGCATTTAAGGAGGCTAAGTGTGGAAGTGAACCGGAAGAGCCGCCCCTTCACTTCTAG